The following is a genomic window from Spirosoma foliorum.
GTGTAACGACAGGTTGAAATACCTGAATAGCTGGTTAGTTGATATTGATAATCAGAGATATGGCGCAAGCAGAACTATATAGACTACTAAGAAAAGATAGCTAATGCAACGTTAGCTCAATAGAGAGCGTATTAATGTTTGGTGGAGTGCAACCCGTAAATGGTTTGTGCTATTGATTAGAATTTGAGCATGGGAAACGCTGATTCTGGTAGAGTCAGCGTTTTTTGTACACTTTAGTTAATTGATTTATCTGCTCACGAATACGACAAAGCCTGTTGTTGGGTGGACGATTTAATCTTAGAAGCACGCTCTAATGTTTTTAGTGAATTATACACGTCTTCTCGAATAAATGTACGTTTTAAATTGTGGGTAGAATGAACTAGTACATAGCCTGCTTTTTTTAGCTTAGCACAGGTTTTCTTTATTCGAAAATGAAATGATTTATCATTCGCATTGTGAACTTCGTCAAATTCTACCAGTATTACTTTTACGTCTAGTTTATCATCAATAATTGTATCGATAACCTTATACTCGGCTCCTTCAATTTCAAGTTTAACAACGTCTACACTGCTATGACCCAGCATAGTCATTAAATTACTTAATCGATCGGCGGGGGCTTCTATATATTCGTTTGATTCCTGAAATAAATAAAGCGAGTGTGAGGCATAATCGTCACGTTCTGGGGCAAAAAACTTTAGGTTCGTTTTCTGATCCCATACACCGATTTCAACAAATGTGATCGACTCCAGCTGTTCATCAGATATTCGGTACGTAAAAGGCACTGTTGGCTCAATAGTCAGCGGAATCTGCTGTTTTACGCATTCTTTGAGTTTCCGGAAATGGTTGATACCCTCAGGCATCGGGTCAAAAATATACACCTGGGCATCATAAATAACTTTTAATTCGGTGTCGAACGAAACGTCTTCGCCAGCGCCAATGCAATAGCAAATAGAATTACTGGTTAATAAGTTATCGGGTAGATGGTATCCATGAAAATGTGAGCCAATATGGACAAGATTATTTAAAGGTTTCACGCCTTGTTGTGGGTGAATACCTAATACTTTTTTAGCAAGGCCGATAACATTTCTCATGGATAATTGTCAATTGTGAATAAGTAGCTTTATTGAGGAAATTTGATTCAAGTAAATAGTGTAAAAAGAGGTAATCAAAAATGATTTAATTTCTGATACAATTTTGCATTAGAAATTCCGGACCTGACTTATGGCTGTTTATTATTTTGCCGAATTGGCTGGTTTTACTTCAAAGGAAAAATTGGCCGAAGAAACATGCTTGTGTGTATCGTACACATAGGCAAATAACCTATAAGCCCCTGGTTTATCCGGTAATTGAAACGAAATGGACGATCGTTCGGGAGTAGCTATCAAGCCCTTTAAGGCGGGCATTGGCGTTCCTGCATAATCGGCCGAAAACTGAGCGCGCCGTTTGATTTCCCAGTAGTATGTTAAAGAATCACCTTCTGGATCGTTTGTCAATAGTTGTGCCTGATGCGGTATCAAGGAGGCTGTATACGATTGGTAAGTCAAAGCCTTGCCATCGATTTGTAAAGGTTGAATGACTGGCGCCTTATTCATTGTCTGTTTTCCGGACCAGAGCAGTTGCATCAATTCTACCAGCGAAGTTGAGCGACCTTTATCGTCAAAAACGTTAAACCAGGTATGTGTTTCTTCCTGTTTAAAGCCCCAATAGAACAAGTAGGAACCAAGGCAATTAGGCGGCTGAGATCCGATATACTGCCGATAAAACGTATTTACATAGTCATATTTCTGCTGACTAGTTGGCTCGAGTGGCGCTTTCCAGGGAGCAACAGGCGTTTCCCAATAAGCCTGGGCACCATATTCAGAAATGAGATAGGGTTTATCCCAACCGCCTTTTTTTAAGAACTGGGGTAACTTCTCGGTCAATGCATAGGAGTTAACGGCCAGCACATCAAGAGCTGGGCACCGTTCCTGAACAAGCCAGATGGCTCGTTCACTATCAGGCGAAATGACGGTAGCAACCGGATGATTAGGGTCAAGCTCGTGAACTAAGGTGGCAAGTCGATTGACTTCATCGTATACCCGGAAATTGCTTGCTTCCATCGCCCACTCGTTGCCAACACACCACATCAATAAAGCAGGATGGTTCCGGTATTTCAAAACGATTTTACGAATGCGTTCAAATTGTCGGTCAACGGCTGTCTGATCATCGTAGTCGAAGCCTTCCAGCTCGCGCTCTACCCATAAGCCAAAAAATACGGTCAGCCCTAACTTCTGAGATTGATCTAAGATAGATTCAGCTTCCAGGTCATCCCATATGCGAATTGAGTTGCCTCCGCAGGCTTTTAATTGGGCTAAATGGCTGACGCCCCCAGCGCCTTTAATAAAGTAGGGTTTTCCAAAGCGTAACAGTTGATAAGACTGTCCATTTCGCTGTATTGACGTAGGTTTAACGGCTGCCGACGTTTCGGAATGAGACTTGCTGGTTTCGGTACAGCTGCTAATGAATGTGCTGACTATGAAAATTACTACCGCTAAAGCTAGTCGCATTAGGAACGCAATGAAAAGTTAAGTTTCTATGTTGACTAATAGATTAACTTTTAGTCACTTCAAGATTAAAACATCATTAAGGGGGTAGGCTTACTAAACGGTTGATAATGCTACCTGGTCGACCTGATTTCTGCTCAAATTTATCAGGCCCTTTTTGGTGGTATGAGCCATAAATGATACGAACAGTACACCGTCTAGTCAATAAGTTATAGCCATTCTTAAAATAGGCATACTTTGTAGCAAGCCGATAATTGCGGCTGGAAAAAGGAGTATTTAAACACTGATTCTGTTGGGATCAGTGTTTTTTAGTTGACCTGACTTAGCTACGCCTTGTTAGATTGAGAAGGCCTGCTCTACAGATAAGGGATTTATATATAGAAAACACTCGCCTTCTATCAGCGGTTCTAAAGTCAAACAAACCCGTAAACGCCTATTCCCATGTGGCAGGAAAAAGATAACCAACTCACCCGCGATTTTCAGTTCACTGATTTTAGCGAAGCCTTTGCTTTTATGACTCGTGTGGCTCTGATCGCCGAAAAAATGGACCATCATCCCTGGTGGTCGAATGTGTATAACCAGGTCACAATCAGGCTATCAACCCACGATGCCGGAAACACTGTAACCGATAAGGATCGTAAACTGGCTGCTGCTATTGATAAGATATAGTTTTCAAGTTTGAGGTTTGAAGTTCGAGGTTTGTAGTTAGCTGACGTACAGCTGCTTTCGCGTCGGACGACTACAAACTACAAACCTCGAACTACAAACCCCCAACTGTAAACCCAAAACCATAAACTATCTTGCGGCATGAAATTGTACCTCGTGCCGACACCAATCGGCAATCTTGACGATATCACACTGCGGGCGATTAAAACGTTACAGAGTGTTGATGCAATCCTGGCCGAAGATACCCGGACATCGGGCGTTTTACTCCGTCATCTGAACATTAGCAAGCCGCTTCATAGCTACCATATTTTTAATGAACACCAGACCGTACAGCGGTTAATTGGTCAACTAAAAGAAGGGAAAACCCTCGCGTTGGTGTCGGATGCGGGCACGCCCGGAATTTCAGATCCTGGCTTTTTGCTCGTGCGCGAGTGTATCAAAAATGATATTTCGGTTGAGTGCCTACCCGGCCCAACTGCTTTTGTACCCGCTTTGGTAAATTCTGGTTTACCCAATGATCGATTTACATTCGAGGGGTTTCTGCCGCACAAAAAAGGACGACAAACGCGCCTGACCGAGCTGGCGGGGGAGGAGCGTACGATGGTTTTTTATGAGTCGCCCCACCGACTTCTGAAAACCCTTCAACAATTTGCGGAGGTGTTTGGCCCCGATCGACCAGCCAGTGTTTCGCGTGAACTCACTAAGCTGTTTGAAGAAAATCGGCGCGGCCCATTGTCCGAACTTATTACGTATTTTGCCCAAAAAACAATCAAAGGTGAACTGGTTATCTGTGTCCAGGGGAAAGAGCCAAGCCGAGGCAAGGCTAAACGAGTGTACGACAATGATGTTGATGAAGAAGAAGATGAGTAGTGGGTATGGGGCTCGGGGCTCGGGGCTCAGGGCTACTCAGCATAAAAGTCGAAAATGGTCATTTCTGCTGATGCTTATCGTATCTGCATCATTCTTCGTTCATCATTTATCATTTGCCCAAACGCTTTCTCCGGCTGCTCGTGTCAGTCTGATTACCTATGGGCCTGGCGCAGACGATATTTCGTCGGTTTTTGGGCATACCGAAATACGTTTTACCGATCCAATGCTTGGTCTCGATAAGGATTATAGCTTTGGTGGATTTGATTATCGGGCCGACTATTTCATCATAAAATTTTTGCGGGGTACGCTTCCCTATAACCTGACGGTTCATAACATTTACCAGGTTCTGTATTACTATCAGCAAACAAACCGAAGTGTTCGCGAGCAGGTGCTAAACCTATCGCCCACCCAACGCCAACGGTTGTTGACGGCTCTGGAGGAGAATTATCTCCCTCAAAACAGAGAGTATCGGTACAAGTTTTATTACGATAACTGTTCTACCCGCCCTCGCGACATGATTGTTCAGGCGTGTGGAGATAGCCTGACGATTCCGTCGCGTTCGCGCATGACGGGTAAGTCGTACCGCGATCTGATGAACGATTATTTGGGAGAAATGCCCTGGTATCAGTTGGGTATGAATCTGGCTATTGGGCATCCGTCTGATGAGCAAACGGATGGCTGGCGCGCGATGTACCTTCCCGAGCAGCTATTTGATCAGTTCGCTCATTCCACACTTCGGCAGGCGAATGGACAGATTGTTCCGTTAGTGAGTGGTACGCAAACGATATTTGAACCCCAGCATACGTTTCGTCAGCAAGTTTCGATCCTGTTCGATCCCGACGTTGTATTTGCGATCCTGGGTGTTCTGGTGGCCCTGTTTACCATTCGTCGCTATAAAGTGGCTGGTAAAGTAGATGGCTGGTTCGATCGACTCCTATTTGGCATTGTCGGCTTTCTCGGCTGGTTTTTACTAGTACTTTGGCTGATTAGAGATGATGGTGTGACCGGCTGGAATCCGACGCTGCTCTATCTGATGCCTTTCCACTTGCCTCTGATTTTCTGGGCTACCAGTTCAACTGCTACCGCACGCCGTCGGACCATTTATTTTAGTCTGACAGCCCTGCTGATCCTACTGGGTATACTTTTCTCGAAAATACCAGGAGGCTTCGATGTTTTATTTCCGCTGACGTTGCTTGTTCGTTGTATCGTGAATATGCAACCGGTTCGTCAGGCCTATCGAACTCCGGCCCGAATAGATTGATCTTTTTCCGGTTATAATTGGGGCTGGAAGTGCTTTCTGTGAATGATAGAACAAATCCTCGTGCTACATTCCATGAAAAAACTGCTGCTTCCCAGTTTATTACTCATTTGGTTTACAAACGCGTTGGCTCAGCCTGTTGAGCGGCTCGTTAAGGTGATTGTGACGCCCGATCATGCCGATTGGCTCTATAAAACCGGCGAACCCGTTAAATTCAACGTGTCGGTTTATAAGAGTAATGTACTCTTGAAAGGCGCTAAACTCCGTTATGAAATTGGGCCGGAAAAGATGGAGCCCACCAAAAAAGAAACAGTCACCCTGAAAGATGGGACGTTAGCACTGGAAGGAGGGACAATGAAAAAGGGAGGTTTCCTTCGTTGCATCGCTACCGTCGAACTGGATGGTAAGGAGTATCGAGGACTGACAACGGCTGGTTTCGAACCATTAACCATTAAGCCAACCGTAGCGAATCCTGCCGATTTTAAGGCATTCTGGGATCAGGCTAAGGCCGATCTGGCCAAAATTCCTATGGACGTTCGCATGACGCTTCTCCCCGAACGATGCACCGAACTGACGAACGTTTACCAGCTCAATCTACAAAACATCAACAATTCTCGATTCTATGGGATTTTGTGCGTACCAAAAAAAGAAGGTAAATACCCTGCTATTTTACGGGTACCTGGGGCTGGTGTTCGCCCGTACAACGGGATGATCGCCGAAGCTGAAAAAGGCTTCATCACACTCGAAGTGGGTATTCATGGTGTTCCGGTCACGATGGACCCTATTGTGTATGATAATCTTAGCCGGGGTGCACTCAACGGCTATCCATTTGCTAACCTCGACGACCGGGATCGTTATTACTACAAGCGCGTTTATTTGGGGTGTGTCCGGGCGGTCGATTTTCTGGTGAGTATGCCCCAGTATGATGGGCAAAATCTGGCTGTTACGGGTGGTAGTCAGGGCGGAGCCCTTAGCATTGTGACGGCTGGTCTGGATTCGCGGATCAAGTGGTTAGGCGCTTATTATCCCGCTCTGGCCGATGTTACGGGTTATCTCAGCGGTCGTGCTGGAGGATGGCCTCATATGTTTACTGGCGATAACCTGGCGTACAACAACAAACCGGATAGAATTAAAACGACGGGCTATTACGACGTGGTGAATTTCGCCAGACTAGTGAATGTGCCGGGTTATTACTCCTGGGGCTTCAATGACGAAACCTGCCCACCAACTTCTATGTATGCCGCTTACAACGTGATTCCTGGCCCCAAAATGCTGGATGTAGTCCTCGATACAGGTCACTGGACGTATCCGGAGCAAACCGAAAAAATGACTACCTGGTTGCTGGGACAATTGAAAGGCGGAAAATAAGGATTTAGTTACTCCATCGGATAACCAGCGAAGAGCGCAGGGTAAAACGCAAAGAACACAAGACGCCAACTTCTTTGTGCACTTTGCGTGAACCTTGCGTTCTTTGCGTTTAAAAACTACTAACGGTATGCAACTTTTTGTTAATCCAGCACTCGACGATACACTTAAAGCAAAACTTAAAGAACAAATTCCACCTGATATCACAGTTGTATTTCGGGCTGACTTACCTCAATCTGAACAACAGTCGGCCTTCCAAACGGCCAACTTTGTTTTAGGAAACCCACCCGCAGCCTGGTTTGCCGAATCGCTTCCTAATCTGAAATTCTGGCAACTGGATTCAGCCGGTTTTGATGGGTATAAGTCCGTTCAACTGGACGCAACGATTGCCAATATGGGTGATTACTTTGCCCTTCCCTGCGCCGAAACGATGGTAGCAGGTATTCTGTCACTCTACCGAGCTATTCCCGAATTGGCCATTCTACAAAGTCGTTCTGAGTGGGTAGGGGCCCCTATTCGCTCCCGAACGAATTTGTTGTGGAAAAAACGAGTGGTCATTCTGGGTACGGGCACTATTGGTCAGGCGGTGCGGCAGATGTTAGCGGGATTCAACTGTGAAATTTACATGTTGGCCCGCACCGATCTGCACGCTGATTTGCATTCGGCCGACGAACTCAAAGCGCTTCTTCCTAAAATCGATATTGTCGTGAATTGCTTGCCCGGTACGGCAACGGGTTTTTACACTGCCGAGCTAATCGACGCTATGCAACCCGGAAGTATATACGCTAACGTTGGGCGTGGTAGCACGACCGACGAACCAGCGCTGATCAGAGCGTTGCAATCGGGACACCTTGGCGGGGCTGTTCTGGACGTAACAGCTATTGAACCGTTGCCTGCCGATAATCCACTTTGGTCGTTGTCCAATGTACTCCTTACGCAACATACCGGTGGCGGACAGCCGAATGAAGACGGCGGTAAAGTCGATCAATTTCTTCGGAATTTAGCCTGTTTTCAGGCTGGCGAAGCGGTCGAGAATGAAGTAGAGTTAAAGCGTGGCTATTGAGATATAACATACGCTTAATTTTCTGGAACTAGCCTTTTAATGGCTAATACGCCCGTTTTTCAACTTTTTTTTGTATATTTAAGGAGTCGAACGCGACACCAAACGTTCGCTTAGTCTCCGTACTTATCCACTGGAATAGTTCCTGAAGCAAGTCAATGATAAACGAAGAAAATGAACAGCCGATCGAGGACGATAGCCAGCAACCTGACGAGTTTCCATTAGCCGATGGAACTGAGCTGACTAATGCCCTTGCATTGGAGGAACAACCTGCTGACCCTATTAATGAAGTCCTGCATGCTCAAACCGTCGTGTCAGGATTGTATGAAAATTATTTTCTCGATTACGCATCCTACGTTATTCTCGAACGGGCCGTACCTGCTGTTGAGGATGGCTTGAAACCCGTTCAGCGCCGAATTCTGCATGCCCTGAAAGAAATGGATGACGGCCGCTTTAACAAAGTGGCCAACGTAATTGGGCAGACGATGCAATTTCACCCTCACGGTGATGCCTCTATTGGAGAAGCTCTCGTCAATATCGGGCAAAAAGAGCTTCTTTTCGATACCCAGGGTAGCTGGGGAGATGTGCGTACAGGCGACGGAGCCGCTGCGCCACGGTATATTGAAGTTCGGCTTTCGAAGTTTGCGCTCGATGCCATCTACAACGATAAAACCACTGAGTGGCAATTGTCGTATGATGGGCGTAAACGGGAGCCGATTACCTTGCCCGTAAAATTCCCTCTGTTGCTGGCGCAGGGTGTAGAAGGGATCGCCGTTGGACTTTCGACCAAAATTCTACCCCATAATTTCAATGAGCTGATTGAGGCTTCTATTCAGATTCTGAAAGATAAGCCCGTATCGCTCTTTCCCGATTTTCAGACCGGAGGCCACATTGATGTCAGTAATTACAACGATGGGCATCGGGGTGGTAAAGTTCGGGTGCGAGCCAAAATTGAAGAGGTTGATAAGAAAACCCTGGCGATTCGGGATGTGCCCTTTGGCGTTACGACCCCACAATTGATCGACTCAATTGTGAAGGCGGCCGAGCTAGGGAAAATACGGATTAAGGCACCCAGTCGGAATGTGGCCGCAGTGGTTGACAATACCGCCAGGGACGTAGAGATTTTGGTTCACTTGCAGCCTGGCGTTTCGCCCGATGTAACGATTGACGCGCTCTATGCCTTTACAGATTGTGAAGTCAGCATTTCACCCAATGCCTGCGTCATCATTGGCGATAAACCCCATTTCGTTAGCGTAACGGATATCCTGCGGGTCAACACCCACCAAACGGTCCAGTTGCTACAACGGGAACTGGAGATTCGTCGGAGTGAGTTGATGGAGCGTCTGTTGTACAGCTCGCTCGAAAAGATATTTATCGAGAATCGGATTTACCGGAAAATTGAGGAGTGCGAAACGTTTGAAGCGGTACTTGAAGCGATTGATAAAGCGCTTAAGCCGTTCAAGAAACAATTCTATCGGACCATTACGGAGGATGATCTCATTCGCCTGACGGAGATCAAAATCAAACGGATTTCCAAATATGATGGCTTCAAGGCGGAGGAGCTAATGCGTCGACTGGAGCAGGAACTAGCCGAAACAGAAGATAATCTGGCCAATATCACGCGCTATGCCATCAATTACTACAAAGACTTACAGAAAAAGTATGGCAAAGGGCGTGAGCGTAAAACCGAAATCAGAGCCTTTAATACCATTGCTGCCAATGTGGTAGCGGCTGCCAACCAGAAGCTGTATGTTGACCGCGAAGGTGGCTTTATTGGCTATGGGTTGAAAAAAGAAGAATACGTCAGCGATTGTTCCGATATCGACGACATCATCGTGTTTCGGCGTGATGGTAAGTGTATGGTGACCAAAGTTCAGGATAAAGTGTTTGTCGGCAAGGATATTCTGTACGTTTCGGTATTCAAGAAAAACGACGAGCGCCGGATTTATAACCTGATCTATTTAGACGGGAAGTCCGGGATTTCGATGGTGAAACGCTTCCCAGTGACTGGGGTTACCCGCGATCGGGAATATGACCTGACGATGGGCAATCCGAAATCGAAGCTAACGTATTTTAGCGCTAACGATAACGGAGAGGCCGAAGTGATTACGGTTAACCTGACGGCTCAGAGTTCCGCCAAAATCAAGCAGTTCGATTATGATTTCGCATCCGTTGGCATTAAAAACCGTTCGGCGCAGGGTAATATCCTGACAAAGTACCCGGTTCGGAAAATTACGCAGAAAACGGGTGGTGTATCCACCCTCGGCGGCCTCGACATCTGGTACGACGAACACCTGGGTCGGCTTAACCGCGATGAGCGTGGTCGGCTTTTAGGGAATTTTGATGCGAAAGACAGCATTCTGGTCGTTTATAAAGACGGCCAATATGAACTGACGAGCTTTGATCTGACCAATCGGTACGAACCCAACGACATCACTACGCTGATAAAGTTTGACCCGGAAATGGTGCTGTCGGTGGTGTATTACGAAGCTAACCAGAAGGCCTGGTATGTAAAGCGATTTAAAGTTGAAACGACGACCTTAGACAAGAAGTTTAGCTTTATCGGCGATACAAAAGGATCGAAAGCACTGGCTGTTACAACAGATCGTTATCCGCGTATCGAGGTCATTCATCAGGTAAAAGACCGAGGCCCGATGGAAACCATGATTCTGGAACCTGAAGGATTTATTGACGTACGCGGTTGGAAGGCATTGGGCAATAAGTTGCCATTTGCCCGAGTGAAAGACGTTAAACTACTGGCTCCTAAGATTGTTAAAGAGGCTGTAAAAGCGACGTCAATAGCCGATACGGTCAGTACGATCGAGGCAGAAGAAAAAGAATCAGAACCTATTCAACTAGGTCTTTTTTCGTAATTTAGAGTAATAGGTTTATGGTATTTGGGCTACCCGAATACCATAAACCAAAACTATAGTCCGACTAGCGATAACCCGATGGCCGATACAACGTTTTTAGGCTTGCGAACAGTAATTTATGCCGCGCCTAACCTTAGCGAAACAAAAGAATGGTACACGAAAGCGTTTGGCGTTGAGCCCTATTTCGACCAGCCGTTCTATGTTGGCTTTAACATCGGTGGCTTTGAACTGGGGCTCGATCCGAATGCACAGATTGTGGAAGGAAGCACGTTAACCTATTGGGGCGTTTCGGATATTGGGGTGAGTGTTCAGAATTTAGTTAGCCTGGGCGCTACGCTACACTCGGATATTCAGGATGTAGGAGAGGGTATTAAAGTTTCCGCCGTGCGCGATCCCTTTGGCAACGTGATTGGTGTAATTGAAAACCCTCATTTTAGTAATTACTAATGAACACGACTTTGGCTACTGACTACAGCGACGAAAGGCACCACGAAGCGGCTGGAGTTCGTATTGTCAAGCGTGTCATTAAGCTCATAATTGTGCTGATGTTTGCAGGAGCCATCGTTGTCCTGATCAGCAACTGGTGGATTGTATACAATACCAAAGACCAGATTTATTTTGACATCAATGAGCTGCCCGCCAATGATTACGGGTTAGTACTGGGCACCAGTAAGTTTGTTCGAACAGGGAAAGAAAACCTGTTTTTTCGCTACCGGATGGAAGCCACTGCCCGGCTCTGGAAAGAAGGTAAAGTAAAATACCTGATCCTGAGCGGCAACAACGATTCAGAGTACTACAATGAACCCGCCGATATGCAGCGAGCTTTGGTCCGTCTGGGCGTTCCAGCCTCGGTGATGCAGCTCGATTATGCGGGCTATCGAACGTTCGATTCGGTTGTGCGTTGCAAGGACGAATTCAATCAGGAAAAGATTACGATCATATCCCAGAATTTTCACAATGCCCGCGCCCTCTATATTGGTAATCATGAGGGTATGGAAGCCATTGCTTTTGCTGCGCAGGATGTACCTGATGGTTATTCGCTGAAGACGCTTGTTCGGGAATACCTTGCCCGGCCCTATGCCTTGTTCGATGTGCATGTGTTGCGTCCACAACCCGAAAAAGGCAACTGGCAACGAAGCGCAAATAAGCGCCAATCGCACGGGCGTCGGACGGCTGATGTCGCCCCGTAAAACTCTATTTTGCCAAAGCATTAGTCGAATTCTGCCTGAACATCCACCCGTGGGTTTAGTTCATAAATAAGTAGCGGAACGAAAACGCAGATCAGACTACTATCGTTATGACTCAATCCAATCAAACCAGTACAGACATTAACTCCGCCGTTCGGAAGCAATTAATCAGTTTCCTTACCGGTAGCAATGCCCATCAGTCGTTCGATAATGCCGTTAAGGGGTTACCTGTCGAACTGCGAGGAGTAAAACCCGATAATCTTCCGTATAGCATCTGGCAAATAGTAGATCATATACGGATTGTCCAATGGGACATTCTCGAATTTTCCCGCGATCCTGATCACCAATCTCCTGCCTGGCCGGATGGGTACTGGACAAAAGAAATTGCGCCCCCAAATGAAGACGTCTGGCAACAGGCACTGGATCAGATTCGGGCAGACCTTGCGGCCTTTATTGAGCTACTAAACGACTCTCAACGTGATTTATACGCCCCCTTTGCCCATGGTGATGGACAGAATCTGCTTCGCGAAGCCCTGCTCATTGGCGATCATACTGCCTATCATGTAGGAGAAATAATTATCATCCGGCGGTTGCTGGGAGCCTGGAAAAAATGAGCCGAAAATCTGCCTAATTTATAATTCTAGCCCGCTCGATAAATTACTGATTTTATTATTATATACCTTTGTGTTTCACTATAAGAAATTCTCATGTCTACAGACAGTCAACCGAACAAACTACCGAGTCAACCCGCTTTCACGATTACCGCTCAATCAGCCGCTCATAAACAGGGGGTTGTGAACGTACCCGCTAGCGTTGATTCGTATTTTGGCGAGCATGGTAAAATTGTCGTAGTAACTCTTCCGAATGATCAACGAGTCCATTGCTCCATTGAACGGAAGAAAACATCTAAGCACGGAGCCAGCTTTTCTCATCCTTCCCTGAAGGAGTATTTTGGAAATAAAATCCAGAAAGACTGGGAATATCGGGTCAAAATCAGTGGTATGAATTCGGTCAGTATTCGGCCAATTGAAACCGCCACTGAGGTTGTCGAAGAAGCCCCAAAAGTCGAAGAATCGCAGGAATAGGCCATGCAATGGCCTACTCAGGTTTTCAGATCTAACACAATTATCAGGCACTTTCCCGTTTATTGAGGAAGTGCCTGTTTTGCATTCGCGTAAGTTGCCTCTACTAATAAAGCTACTCTATAAAACAGTAATAAATTTCTTTAGTCAACTTCTACAGCCGAATTCCCGTAGTACAACATGGCTATACGTCCTACATCAAATTCAATACAGACCGATATTCAGCTTTGGGAGCAGCTAAAAAATGGGAGTGAGCTGGCCTTTGGTAAGCTACTGGCCAACTACTTCAATCCACTGCAAAACTATGGCTGTAAGTTTGTTCGGGATGAAGATTTTGTGAAAGACTGTGTTCAGGAAGTGTTTATCGAAATCTGG
Proteins encoded in this region:
- a CDS encoding DNA gyrase/topoisomerase IV subunit A, whose translation is MINEENEQPIEDDSQQPDEFPLADGTELTNALALEEQPADPINEVLHAQTVVSGLYENYFLDYASYVILERAVPAVEDGLKPVQRRILHALKEMDDGRFNKVANVIGQTMQFHPHGDASIGEALVNIGQKELLFDTQGSWGDVRTGDGAAAPRYIEVRLSKFALDAIYNDKTTEWQLSYDGRKREPITLPVKFPLLLAQGVEGIAVGLSTKILPHNFNELIEASIQILKDKPVSLFPDFQTGGHIDVSNYNDGHRGGKVRVRAKIEEVDKKTLAIRDVPFGVTTPQLIDSIVKAAELGKIRIKAPSRNVAAVVDNTARDVEILVHLQPGVSPDVTIDALYAFTDCEVSISPNACVIIGDKPHFVSVTDILRVNTHQTVQLLQRELEIRRSELMERLLYSSLEKIFIENRIYRKIEECETFEAVLEAIDKALKPFKKQFYRTITEDDLIRLTEIKIKRISKYDGFKAEELMRRLEQELAETEDNLANITRYAINYYKDLQKKYGKGRERKTEIRAFNTIAANVVAAANQKLYVDREGGFIGYGLKKEEYVSDCSDIDDIIVFRRDGKCMVTKVQDKVFVGKDILYVSVFKKNDERRIYNLIYLDGKSGISMVKRFPVTGVTRDREYDLTMGNPKSKLTYFSANDNGEAEVITVNLTAQSSAKIKQFDYDFASVGIKNRSAQGNILTKYPVRKITQKTGGVSTLGGLDIWYDEHLGRLNRDERGRLLGNFDAKDSILVVYKDGQYELTSFDLTNRYEPNDITTLIKFDPEMVLSVVYYEANQKAWYVKRFKVETTTLDKKFSFIGDTKGSKALAVTTDRYPRIEVIHQVKDRGPMETMILEPEGFIDVRGWKALGNKLPFARVKDVKLLAPKIVKEAVKATSIADTVSTIEAEEKESEPIQLGLFS
- a CDS encoding VOC family protein, with the protein product MADTTFLGLRTVIYAAPNLSETKEWYTKAFGVEPYFDQPFYVGFNIGGFELGLDPNAQIVEGSTLTYWGVSDIGVSVQNLVSLGATLHSDIQDVGEGIKVSAVRDPFGNVIGVIENPHFSNY
- a CDS encoding SanA/YdcF family protein is translated as MNTTLATDYSDERHHEAAGVRIVKRVIKLIIVLMFAGAIVVLISNWWIVYNTKDQIYFDINELPANDYGLVLGTSKFVRTGKENLFFRYRMEATARLWKEGKVKYLILSGNNDSEYYNEPADMQRALVRLGVPASVMQLDYAGYRTFDSVVRCKDEFNQEKITIISQNFHNARALYIGNHEGMEAIAFAAQDVPDGYSLKTLVREYLARPYALFDVHVLRPQPEKGNWQRSANKRQSHGRRTADVAP
- a CDS encoding DinB family protein, producing the protein MTQSNQTSTDINSAVRKQLISFLTGSNAHQSFDNAVKGLPVELRGVKPDNLPYSIWQIVDHIRIVQWDILEFSRDPDHQSPAWPDGYWTKEIAPPNEDVWQQALDQIRADLAAFIELLNDSQRDLYAPFAHGDGQNLLREALLIGDHTAYHVGEIIIIRRLLGAWKK